One genomic region from Strix uralensis isolate ZFMK-TIS-50842 chromosome 19, bStrUra1, whole genome shotgun sequence encodes:
- the LOC141952011 gene encoding ATP-binding cassette sub-family A member 10-like isoform X3, whose protein sequence is MTLQRNMSVFQQTKILLWKNVLIKWRMKMQSFQEWMLSLLFLPLTFIVGTFMMNTRYPEVPYSYLGQLDDPAYDATGVTIAFTPITVTTRQIMNKVALNSVMTGIKLEALDNEKALEEAWISNNDIIGVVFKDNFSYRLRFSSGKVVIPNDNFGYIDNCYNFSSHYCQSPKYWYAGFLSLQSSIDAAIIEVVSNHSVWEEMKSIAGVRMKSRSVIFSITLEYSYFMITIVMCFSPFMYFLSMNVVREKKKLKVLMKTMGLQDIAFWLSWSLLYAVYVMVLSCLLTALVLQDVFYLSSFPAVLLLFFLYGLACIHLVFMLCSLLRNPKLAGSMGFLITFLFGCVSLAVLIENLPEPLKWFLGLFCPFAFNAGIAKVFYLEKYGMGFSFSNLMDESYFLFSTYIMLVFDSVLYMLLAMYFDKVLPGKYGIPDPPFFCLKPSYWVRSRRGSTREMPRTTASPEELLGDDVEPVPSEFMGKEAIRLTNIKKAYKKKDKKTEALRGSATIYNYKLSEIGDREEIREMIGICPQFNVHFEVLTVKENLKTFAEIKGIKSKDVEQEVQNILELLDISNIQDTQAEKLSGGQKRKLSIGIAMLGKPQVLFLDEPTAGLDPLSRHQVWSLLKEHRAGRVILFSTQFMDEADILADRKAFISHGRLRCVGSSLFLKKKWGIGYHLRIHVSESCDLENVTSVVKQYIPNVIFSGHSQYELRYKLPLENVTKFPDLFSGLDSCSDQGIINYGVSMTTLEDVFLRLEEATADREDEHVLGEEWAEAGPRCPDEMEPGSLLLSDTRKEAVSGLALWRQQVSAIAWVHFLKLKSSVKNLRSILLLYVVFLLPLVLQLALVAAWQSVSAWELSSARYFLPLGKTAHSEMTSLLVHNNTGTGIEDFIHLLESQDLTVEIISEENITEELKHNGAIKVSRKGQSYRFTVLCHMEAINCFPVLVNVISNALLRALNSTVHIRIWSHPFFSINDPRFWDYFVAFYLIYMLLLFPGFPPHFAMGYMKDYKVGARDQLRVSGLFPSAYWCGQALVDIPLCWFLLFSMFGLQFAMSNKVSGSINFFFLIMGTFGYGISIVLFIYLISFIFRKGWNCDFWSFILIVVCFASFIISRVMDFLIDTSVSLYVLSLLIPVYPLLGVMIYCQQIFIEDAEVFGVTPKNDVLIAVFAPYIHSVGFILLLRYLEIKYGRAVLRKDPIFRISPRRESSHQHHEELEEEDEDVKAERAAVRNAIAALSQEGVQKSVIIVSNLCKEYKIKQAGSVFKKKKKMATKNISFCVKKGEVLGLLGPNGAGKSTAIKMITGETTLTAGQVLMKSGDGATSHLQDHEPAFLGYCPQEDPLWPNLTVHEHLRVYAAVKGVCKEDTAAAVNQIVNALQLQDYLKKKTRKLSAGITRKLCFAMCMLGNPAVLLLDEPSTGMDPNGQRCVWKMIRAALKTKETGALLTTHYMEEAEAVCDRVAIMVSGQLRCIGSIQYLKNKFGKGYLLEIKVKDPEHTDLLHAEILRIFPSAARQERFPSLLVYKVPMEDALPLSQSFSKLEEAKRNFNLEEYSFSLNTLAQVFLELSREQEKGDFDLTLDGTFEWKQLQQEDC, encoded by the exons CCTGGATTTCAAATAACGATATTATTGGGGTTGTATTTAAGGACAACTTCTCCTATCGCCTCAGGTTTTCTTCTGGGAAAGTGGTTATTCCAAATGACAACTTTGGATATATAG ACAACTGTTACAATTTCTCCTCGCACTACTGTCAGAGCCCAAAGTATTGGTACGCAGGCTTCCTGTCCCTGCAGTCCAGCATCGATGCTGCTATTATAGAG GTCGTGTCAAATCATTCTGTTTGGGAAGAAATGAAGTCAATTGCTGGTGTCCGTATGAAGTCCCGGAGTGTCATCTTCTCAATTACATTAGAGTACAGTTATTTCATGATTACTATCGTGATGTGCTTCTCTCCATTCATGTATTTCTTATCGATGAATGTTGTAAGAGAAAAGAAGAAGCTCAAAGTACTGATGAAAACAATGGGGCTGCAGGATATTGCATTTTG GCTCTCCTGGAGTCTGCTGTATGCTGTTTACGTGATGgtcctctcctgcctgctgaCAGCTCTTGTGCTGCAGGATGTTTTCTACCTCAGCAGCTTCCCTGCGGTCTTACTGCTGTTTTTCCTGTATGGCCTAGCATGT ATCCACCTGGTTTTCATGCTCTGCTCCCTCTTAAGGAACCCCAAACTTGCCGGCTCCATGGGGTTCCTCATCACCTTTCTCTTCGGATGCGTGAGCCTCGCAGTGCTGATAGAAAATCTTCCCGAACCGTTGAAGTGGTTTCTCGGTCTCTTCTGTCCTTTTGCATTTAATGCTGGCATTGCAAAG GTtttctatttagaaaaatatGGAATGGGTTTCTCTTTTTCTAACCTCATGGACGAATCATACTTTTTATTTTCGACTTACATTATGCTGGTCTTTGACTCAGTCTTGTACATGCTCTTAGCTATGTATTTCGACAAAGTTCTGCCAG GCAAATACGGCATCCCAGATCCCCCTTTTTTCTGCCTGAAGCCCTCGTACTGGGTGCGGAGCAGGAGAGGCTCCACCAGGGAGATGCCCAGAACAACAGCGAGCCCTGAGGAGCTCCTCGGTGATGATGTAGAGCCGGTGCCCTCCGAATTCATGGGGAAGGAGGCCATCAG ACTCACCaatattaaaaaagcatataAGAAGAAGGACAAGAAGACAGAAGCTTTAAGAG GGTCTGCAACAATATACAACTACAAACTGTCTGAAATAGGAGATAGGGAAGAGATTAGAGAGATGATTGGCATTTGCCCACAATTCAACGTACATTTTGAAGTCTTAACGgtgaaagaaaacttgaaaacttTTGCAGAAATCAAAGGCATCAAGTCCAAAGATGTTGAGCAAGAG GTGCAAAACATTTTGGAACTGCTGGATATCAGTAATATTCAAGACACCCAAGCTGAGAAACTGAGTGGTGGGCAAAAACGGAAGTTATCCATTGGAATAGCCATGCTTGGAAAGCCCCAG GTTTTGTTCCTGGATGAGCCAACGGCTGGGTTGGATCCCCTTTCCAGGCACCAGGTGTGGAGCCTCCTCAAGGAGCACAGAGCTGGGCGGGTGATCCTGTTCAGTACCCAGTTCATGGACGAGGCCGATATCCTCGCAG accGCAAGGCTTTTATCTCACATGGGAGGCTGAGGTGTGTCGGTTCTTCTCTGTTCTTGAAGAAAAAATGGGGGATTGGCTATCATTTAAG GATCCATGTCAGTGAGTCTTGTGACTTAGAGAACGTGACATCTGTGGTTAAACAGTACATCCCCAATGTCATATTCTCAGGACACAGTCAATATGAGCTGAGATATAAACTGCCATTAGAAAACGTGACTAAATTCCCAG ATCTGTTCAGTGGCCTTGACAGCTGCTCTGACCAGGGAATTATCAATTACGGAGTGAGCATGACAACCTTGGAGGATGTCTTCCTGAGACTGGAAGAAGCCACAGCGGATCGAGAAG ATGAGCACGTCCTTGGGGAGGAGTGGGCAGAAGCAGGACCACGATGTCCCGACgagatggagccaggctcccTGCTGCTCTCGGACACCAGGAAGGAGGCAGTCAGTGGCTTGGCTCTCTGGAGGCAGCAGGTCTCTGCCATAGCATGGGTGCACTTCTTAAAGCTTAAGAGTTCGGTGAAAAACCTGCGGTCAAT TTTGCTGCTCTATGTGGTTTTTCTGCTTCCTCTGGTTTTGCAACTGGCCCTGGTTGCTGCCTGGCAGAGTGTGAGTGCTTGGGAGCTCTCGTCTGCACGGTATTTCTTGCCCCTGGGGAAGACGGCTCACTCGGAGATGACCAGCCTCCTGGTCCACAACAACACGG GCACAGGCATTGAAGACTTCATCCACCTGCTTGAGAGCCAGGATCTCACAGTGGAAATAATAAGCGAGGAAAATATCACAGAGGAGCTAAAACACAATGGGGCTATAAAAGTGTCTCGCAAAGGTCAG AGCTACAGGTTTACCGTGTTATGCCACATGGAGGCCATCAACTGCTTCCCGGTGCTTGTGAATGTCATCAGCAACGCTCTGCTGAGAGCCCTCAATTCCACCGTGCACATTCGGATCTGGAGTCATCCATTTTTCTCT ataaatGATCCACGATTCTGGgattattttgttgctttttaccTCATTTATATGCTATTGTTATTCCCTGgttttcctcctcattttgcaATGGGCTACATGAAGGATTATAAG GTAGGAGCTCGTGACCAGCTACGGGTCTCAGGGCTATTTCCCTCAGCGTACTGGTGTGGCCAGGCACTGGTGGACATCCCGCTGTGCTGGTTCCTTCTCTTCTCGATGTTCGGGCTTCAGTTCGCAATGAGCAACAAAGTTTCTGGAAGCATCAACTTCTTCTTTCTG ATCATGGGTACTTTTGGCTATGGAATTTCTATTGTTCTCTTCATCTACTTGATCTCCTTCATCTTTCGCAAAGGATGGAACTGTGATTTTTGGTCTTTTATCCTGATAGTG gtatGCTTTGCTTCTTTTATTATCAGCAGAGTCATGGATTTCTTAATCGACACTAGCGTCTCCCTCTATGTTTTGTCTCTCTTGATTCCTGTGTACCCACTGCTGGGTGTAATGATCTACTGCCAGCAG ATTTTTATAGAAGATGCTGAGGTATTTGGTGTAACTCCAAAGAATGATGTGCTAATAGCTGTCTTTGCA CCTTATATCCATTCTGTGGGTTTCATTTTGCTTCTTCGATATTTGGAGATAAAATATGGAAGAGCAGTTCTGAGAAAGGACCCAATATTTAG GATTTCCCCAAGAAGAGAAAGCAGCCACCAGCACCACGAGGAGcttgaagaggaagatgaagatgttaaagctgaaagagcagcagtgagaaatgCCATAGCAGCTCTGAGTCAGGAGGGGGTACAA AAATCTGTCATTATTGTCAGCAATCTCTGCAAGgaatataaaataaagcaagctggTTCAGTttttaagaagaagaagaaaatggccactaaaaatatttccttctgtgttaAAAAAG GAGAAGTATTGGGACTTCTGGGGCCCAATGGAGCTGGTAAAAGCACAGCTATCAAAATGATTACTGGAGAGACAACACTGACTGCTGGGCAG GTGCTGATGAAGAGTGGAGATGGAGCAACCTCCCACCTCCAGGACCACGAGCCCGCCTTCCTGGGCTACTGCCCGCAGGAGGACCCACTCTGGCCGAACCTCACCGTGCACGAGCACCTTCGGGTCTACGCGGCCGTGAAAGGGGTGTGCAAGGAGGATACGGCTGCTGCTGTCAACCA GATAGTGAATGCTCTGCAGCTTcaagactatttaaaaaaaaaaaccagaaaattatcTGCTGGAATAACCAGAaag CTGTGCTTTGCCATGTGCATGCTGGGCAACCCCGCGGTCCTGCTCCTGGATGAGCCGTCGACTGGCATGGACCCCAACGGGCAGCGCTGTGTCTG GAAAATGATTCGTGCTGCCCTGAAAACCAAGGAGACAGGAGCCCTCCTGACGACGCACTACATGGAGGAGGCGGAGGCGGTGTGCGACCGCGTGGCCATCATGGTGTCCGGGCAGCTACG aTGCATTGGCTCCATTCAGTACCTGAAGAACAAGTTTGGCAAAGGCTATCTACTGGAAATTAAGGTCAAGGATCCAGAGCACACTGATCTTCTCCATGCTGAGATTTTGAGGATTTTCCCAAGTGCAGCCCGTCAGGAGCG gtTTCCCTCTTTGTTAGTCTACAAGGTCCCAATGGAAGATGCACTGCCCCTGTCTCAGTCTTTCTCCAAGCTAGAGGAAG CCAAACGAAACTTCAACCTCGAGGAGTACAGCTTCTCCTTGAATACTTTGGCTCAG GTGTTTTTGGAACTCTCCCGAGAGCAGGAAAAGGGTGATTTTGATCTCACCTTGGATGGGACTTTCGAATGGAAACAACTTCAGCAGGAGGACTGTTAA
- the LOC141952011 gene encoding ATP-binding cassette sub-family A member 10-like isoform X2, with protein sequence MTLQRNMSVFQQTKILLWKNVLIKWRMKMQSFQEWMLSLLFLPLTFIVGTFMMNTRYPEVPYSYLGQLDDPAYDATGVTIAFTPITVTTRQIMNKVALNSVMTGIKLEALDNEKALEEAWISNNDIIGVVFKDNFSYRLRFSSGKVVIPNDNFGYIDNCYNFSSHYCQSPKYWYAGFLSLQSSIDAAIIEVVSNHSVWEEMKSIAGVRMKSRSVIFSITLEYSYFMITIVMCFSPFMYFLSMNVVREKKKLKVLMKTMGLQDIAFWLSWSLLYAVYVMVLSCLLTALVLQDVFYLSSFPAVLLLFFLYGLACIHLVFMLCSLLRNPKLAGSMGFLITFLFGCVSLAVLIENLPEPLKWFLGLFCPFAFNAGIAKVFYLEKYGMGFSFSNLMDESYFLFSTYIMLVFDSVLYMLLAMYFDKVLPGKYGIPDPPFFCLKPSYWVRSRRGSTREMPRTTASPEELLGDDVEPVPSEFMGKEAIRLTNIKKAYKKKDKKTEALRGLSLNIYEGQITALLGHSGAGKTTLLNVLSGLTLPSEGSATIYNYKLSEIGDREEIREMIGICPQFNVHFEVLTVKENLKTFAEIKGIKSKDVEQEVQNILELLDISNIQDTQAEKLSGGQKRKLSIGIAMLGKPQVLFLDEPTAGLDPLSRHQVWSLLKEHRAGRVILFSTQFMDEADILADRKAFISHGRLRIHVSESCDLENVTSVVKQYIPNVIFSGHSQYELRYKLPLENVTKFPDLFSGLDSCSDQGIINYGVSMTTLEDVFLRLEEATADREDEHVLGEEWAEAGPRCPDEMEPGSLLLSDTRKEAVSGLALWRQQVSAIAWVHFLKLKSSVKNLRSILLLYVVFLLPLVLQLALVAAWQSVSAWELSSARYFLPLGKTAHSEMTSLLVHNNTGTGIEDFIHLLESQDLTVEIISEENITEELKHNGAIKVSRKGQSYRFTVLCHMEAINCFPVLVNVISNALLRALNSTVHIRIWSHPFFSINDPRFWDYFVAFYLIYMLLLFPGFPPHFAMGYMKDYKVGARDQLRVSGLFPSAYWCGQALVDIPLCWFLLFSMFGLQFAMSNKVSGSINFFFLIMGTFGYGISIVLFIYLISFIFRKGWNCDFWSFILIVVCFASFIISRVMDFLIDTSVSLYVLSLLIPVYPLLGVMIYCQQIFIEDAEVFGVTPKNDVLIAVFAPYIHSVGFILLLRYLEIKYGRAVLRKDPIFRISPRRESSHQHHEELEEEDEDVKAERAAVRNAIAALSQEGVQKSVIIVSNLCKEYKIKQAGSVFKKKKKMATKNISFCVKKGEVLGLLGPNGAGKSTAIKMITGETTLTAGQVLMKSGDGATSHLQDHEPAFLGYCPQEDPLWPNLTVHEHLRVYAAVKGVCKEDTAAAVNQIVNALQLQDYLKKKTRKLSAGITRKLCFAMCMLGNPAVLLLDEPSTGMDPNGQRCVWKMIRAALKTKETGALLTTHYMEEAEAVCDRVAIMVSGQLRCIGSIQYLKNKFGKGYLLEIKVKDPEHTDLLHAEILRIFPSAARQERFPSLLVYKVPMEDALPLSQSFSKLEEAKRNFNLEEYSFSLNTLAQVFLELSREQEKGDFDLTLDGTFEWKQLQQEDC encoded by the exons CCTGGATTTCAAATAACGATATTATTGGGGTTGTATTTAAGGACAACTTCTCCTATCGCCTCAGGTTTTCTTCTGGGAAAGTGGTTATTCCAAATGACAACTTTGGATATATAG ACAACTGTTACAATTTCTCCTCGCACTACTGTCAGAGCCCAAAGTATTGGTACGCAGGCTTCCTGTCCCTGCAGTCCAGCATCGATGCTGCTATTATAGAG GTCGTGTCAAATCATTCTGTTTGGGAAGAAATGAAGTCAATTGCTGGTGTCCGTATGAAGTCCCGGAGTGTCATCTTCTCAATTACATTAGAGTACAGTTATTTCATGATTACTATCGTGATGTGCTTCTCTCCATTCATGTATTTCTTATCGATGAATGTTGTAAGAGAAAAGAAGAAGCTCAAAGTACTGATGAAAACAATGGGGCTGCAGGATATTGCATTTTG GCTCTCCTGGAGTCTGCTGTATGCTGTTTACGTGATGgtcctctcctgcctgctgaCAGCTCTTGTGCTGCAGGATGTTTTCTACCTCAGCAGCTTCCCTGCGGTCTTACTGCTGTTTTTCCTGTATGGCCTAGCATGT ATCCACCTGGTTTTCATGCTCTGCTCCCTCTTAAGGAACCCCAAACTTGCCGGCTCCATGGGGTTCCTCATCACCTTTCTCTTCGGATGCGTGAGCCTCGCAGTGCTGATAGAAAATCTTCCCGAACCGTTGAAGTGGTTTCTCGGTCTCTTCTGTCCTTTTGCATTTAATGCTGGCATTGCAAAG GTtttctatttagaaaaatatGGAATGGGTTTCTCTTTTTCTAACCTCATGGACGAATCATACTTTTTATTTTCGACTTACATTATGCTGGTCTTTGACTCAGTCTTGTACATGCTCTTAGCTATGTATTTCGACAAAGTTCTGCCAG GCAAATACGGCATCCCAGATCCCCCTTTTTTCTGCCTGAAGCCCTCGTACTGGGTGCGGAGCAGGAGAGGCTCCACCAGGGAGATGCCCAGAACAACAGCGAGCCCTGAGGAGCTCCTCGGTGATGATGTAGAGCCGGTGCCCTCCGAATTCATGGGGAAGGAGGCCATCAG ACTCACCaatattaaaaaagcatataAGAAGAAGGACAAGAAGACAGAAGCTTTAAGAG gtttgtctttaaatatttatgaggGTCAGATCACTGCCTTACTCGGTCACAGTGGGGCTGGAAAGACAACACTGTTAAACGTGCTCAGTGGACTCACTTTGCCTTCTGAAG GGTCTGCAACAATATACAACTACAAACTGTCTGAAATAGGAGATAGGGAAGAGATTAGAGAGATGATTGGCATTTGCCCACAATTCAACGTACATTTTGAAGTCTTAACGgtgaaagaaaacttgaaaacttTTGCAGAAATCAAAGGCATCAAGTCCAAAGATGTTGAGCAAGAG GTGCAAAACATTTTGGAACTGCTGGATATCAGTAATATTCAAGACACCCAAGCTGAGAAACTGAGTGGTGGGCAAAAACGGAAGTTATCCATTGGAATAGCCATGCTTGGAAAGCCCCAG GTTTTGTTCCTGGATGAGCCAACGGCTGGGTTGGATCCCCTTTCCAGGCACCAGGTGTGGAGCCTCCTCAAGGAGCACAGAGCTGGGCGGGTGATCCTGTTCAGTACCCAGTTCATGGACGAGGCCGATATCCTCGCAG accGCAAGGCTTTTATCTCACATGGGAGGCTGAG GATCCATGTCAGTGAGTCTTGTGACTTAGAGAACGTGACATCTGTGGTTAAACAGTACATCCCCAATGTCATATTCTCAGGACACAGTCAATATGAGCTGAGATATAAACTGCCATTAGAAAACGTGACTAAATTCCCAG ATCTGTTCAGTGGCCTTGACAGCTGCTCTGACCAGGGAATTATCAATTACGGAGTGAGCATGACAACCTTGGAGGATGTCTTCCTGAGACTGGAAGAAGCCACAGCGGATCGAGAAG ATGAGCACGTCCTTGGGGAGGAGTGGGCAGAAGCAGGACCACGATGTCCCGACgagatggagccaggctcccTGCTGCTCTCGGACACCAGGAAGGAGGCAGTCAGTGGCTTGGCTCTCTGGAGGCAGCAGGTCTCTGCCATAGCATGGGTGCACTTCTTAAAGCTTAAGAGTTCGGTGAAAAACCTGCGGTCAAT TTTGCTGCTCTATGTGGTTTTTCTGCTTCCTCTGGTTTTGCAACTGGCCCTGGTTGCTGCCTGGCAGAGTGTGAGTGCTTGGGAGCTCTCGTCTGCACGGTATTTCTTGCCCCTGGGGAAGACGGCTCACTCGGAGATGACCAGCCTCCTGGTCCACAACAACACGG GCACAGGCATTGAAGACTTCATCCACCTGCTTGAGAGCCAGGATCTCACAGTGGAAATAATAAGCGAGGAAAATATCACAGAGGAGCTAAAACACAATGGGGCTATAAAAGTGTCTCGCAAAGGTCAG AGCTACAGGTTTACCGTGTTATGCCACATGGAGGCCATCAACTGCTTCCCGGTGCTTGTGAATGTCATCAGCAACGCTCTGCTGAGAGCCCTCAATTCCACCGTGCACATTCGGATCTGGAGTCATCCATTTTTCTCT ataaatGATCCACGATTCTGGgattattttgttgctttttaccTCATTTATATGCTATTGTTATTCCCTGgttttcctcctcattttgcaATGGGCTACATGAAGGATTATAAG GTAGGAGCTCGTGACCAGCTACGGGTCTCAGGGCTATTTCCCTCAGCGTACTGGTGTGGCCAGGCACTGGTGGACATCCCGCTGTGCTGGTTCCTTCTCTTCTCGATGTTCGGGCTTCAGTTCGCAATGAGCAACAAAGTTTCTGGAAGCATCAACTTCTTCTTTCTG ATCATGGGTACTTTTGGCTATGGAATTTCTATTGTTCTCTTCATCTACTTGATCTCCTTCATCTTTCGCAAAGGATGGAACTGTGATTTTTGGTCTTTTATCCTGATAGTG gtatGCTTTGCTTCTTTTATTATCAGCAGAGTCATGGATTTCTTAATCGACACTAGCGTCTCCCTCTATGTTTTGTCTCTCTTGATTCCTGTGTACCCACTGCTGGGTGTAATGATCTACTGCCAGCAG ATTTTTATAGAAGATGCTGAGGTATTTGGTGTAACTCCAAAGAATGATGTGCTAATAGCTGTCTTTGCA CCTTATATCCATTCTGTGGGTTTCATTTTGCTTCTTCGATATTTGGAGATAAAATATGGAAGAGCAGTTCTGAGAAAGGACCCAATATTTAG GATTTCCCCAAGAAGAGAAAGCAGCCACCAGCACCACGAGGAGcttgaagaggaagatgaagatgttaaagctgaaagagcagcagtgagaaatgCCATAGCAGCTCTGAGTCAGGAGGGGGTACAA AAATCTGTCATTATTGTCAGCAATCTCTGCAAGgaatataaaataaagcaagctggTTCAGTttttaagaagaagaagaaaatggccactaaaaatatttccttctgtgttaAAAAAG GAGAAGTATTGGGACTTCTGGGGCCCAATGGAGCTGGTAAAAGCACAGCTATCAAAATGATTACTGGAGAGACAACACTGACTGCTGGGCAG GTGCTGATGAAGAGTGGAGATGGAGCAACCTCCCACCTCCAGGACCACGAGCCCGCCTTCCTGGGCTACTGCCCGCAGGAGGACCCACTCTGGCCGAACCTCACCGTGCACGAGCACCTTCGGGTCTACGCGGCCGTGAAAGGGGTGTGCAAGGAGGATACGGCTGCTGCTGTCAACCA GATAGTGAATGCTCTGCAGCTTcaagactatttaaaaaaaaaaaccagaaaattatcTGCTGGAATAACCAGAaag CTGTGCTTTGCCATGTGCATGCTGGGCAACCCCGCGGTCCTGCTCCTGGATGAGCCGTCGACTGGCATGGACCCCAACGGGCAGCGCTGTGTCTG GAAAATGATTCGTGCTGCCCTGAAAACCAAGGAGACAGGAGCCCTCCTGACGACGCACTACATGGAGGAGGCGGAGGCGGTGTGCGACCGCGTGGCCATCATGGTGTCCGGGCAGCTACG aTGCATTGGCTCCATTCAGTACCTGAAGAACAAGTTTGGCAAAGGCTATCTACTGGAAATTAAGGTCAAGGATCCAGAGCACACTGATCTTCTCCATGCTGAGATTTTGAGGATTTTCCCAAGTGCAGCCCGTCAGGAGCG gtTTCCCTCTTTGTTAGTCTACAAGGTCCCAATGGAAGATGCACTGCCCCTGTCTCAGTCTTTCTCCAAGCTAGAGGAAG CCAAACGAAACTTCAACCTCGAGGAGTACAGCTTCTCCTTGAATACTTTGGCTCAG GTGTTTTTGGAACTCTCCCGAGAGCAGGAAAAGGGTGATTTTGATCTCACCTTGGATGGGACTTTCGAATGGAAACAACTTCAGCAGGAGGACTGTTAA